In the genome of Desulfovibrio desulfuricans, one region contains:
- the larA gene encoding nickel-dependent lactate racemase yields the protein MLYSVKYGHQKLSLAIPDTCPTDVIEPITVLPLEAPLEAFEAALDSPLGHPPLSALPQPASVAIAVPDETRPFPVRDLLPPLLERIFAAFPKLDHRRITIVVGGGLHEPPDQAQLDRVLPADLHGCTVVSHDARNSPICRMGVTSRGTPVEINAAYACAELKIVMGMVDAHQFAGFTGGAKGVVVGCASAAMIAHNHSLLSHAQAFAGNLEGNPVREDLNESGVIAGVNIAINVALTAEKKIAALFVGDPQLVLRRAAQETRALYGHRLHKKYDVVIASCGGLPKDICLYQAQKALDAARHCAAPQGKILLVAECSQGIGDDVYEDYVSRFTSQQDLLKDFTQHEFKMGAHKAFLFGRVAVAHELVLHTELSERDTSRCLLRKGDAQQTLDAWFGMNPHAETAVITYANSTFFYTPEA from the coding sequence ATGCTGTATTCAGTAAAATACGGGCATCAGAAGCTCTCGCTTGCAATACCCGATACCTGTCCTACAGATGTCATTGAACCCATTACTGTTTTGCCTCTGGAAGCTCCGCTTGAGGCTTTTGAAGCAGCACTGGATTCTCCCCTGGGGCATCCGCCGCTCTCTGCGTTGCCGCAACCGGCATCCGTGGCCATAGCCGTACCAGACGAAACGCGCCCGTTCCCCGTCAGGGATCTGCTGCCGCCTTTGCTTGAACGAATATTTGCCGCCTTTCCCAAGCTTGATCACCGCAGGATAACCATTGTCGTTGGCGGTGGTCTGCACGAACCACCGGATCAGGCCCAGCTTGACCGCGTATTGCCCGCCGACCTGCACGGCTGCACCGTGGTCAGCCACGATGCCCGCAATTCGCCCATTTGCCGTATGGGCGTGACCAGCAGGGGAACGCCCGTTGAAATCAACGCGGCCTATGCCTGCGCGGAACTCAAAATAGTCATGGGCATGGTCGACGCGCATCAGTTTGCCGGGTTTACCGGCGGCGCCAAGGGCGTGGTGGTAGGCTGCGCATCCGCCGCCATGATCGCCCACAACCACAGCCTGCTCAGCCATGCGCAGGCCTTTGCGGGCAACCTTGAAGGCAACCCCGTACGCGAGGACCTTAACGAATCTGGCGTTATTGCAGGGGTCAACATTGCCATCAATGTGGCCCTTACTGCCGAAAAAAAAATTGCCGCGCTCTTTGTCGGCGATCCCCAGCTTGTCTTGCGGCGTGCCGCCCAAGAAACCCGCGCCCTCTACGGCCACAGGCTGCACAAAAAGTACGACGTTGTTATTGCCTCGTGCGGCGGGCTGCCCAAGGACATCTGCCTGTATCAGGCCCAAAAAGCTCTGGATGCCGCCCGCCACTGCGCCGCGCCCCAGGGCAAGATTCTGCTGGTTGCCGAATGCTCCCAGGGCATCGGCGACGATGTGTACGAGGATTACGTCAGCCGCTTTACCAGCCAGCAGGACCTGCTCAAGGACTTTACGCAACACGAATTCAAAATGGGCGCGCACAAGGCTTTTCTTTTTGGCCGGGTGGCGGTCGCGCACGAACTGGTGCTGCACACGGAACTTTCTGAACGCGACACCAGCCGCTGCCTGCTGCGCAAGGGTGACGCCCAGCAAACGCTGGATGCCTGGTTTGGCATGAATCCTCATGCCGAGACAGCCGTGATCACCTATGCAAATTCAACATTCTTTTACACACCAGAAGCATAA
- a CDS encoding MFS transporter: MEQYSSTRYRAWIVFLLFSGTLINAFDRASLSISAPTLIKELGMTPTEMGVVLSSFFWPYLICNIFAGSWADKFGAKRVMGWAAFIWSVFSALTGLAHDKIHLIIARIGVGAGESASFPVNAKVVNNSFPSEQRGVVTGIYTAGLRMGFAVCPLMMAFLLTHWGWRFAFITTGIASLVWVAMWFFSYKESKSEAQKKGPAQKVPWGRLLRQRGMYGLLLAKFFQDYLLYFFVTWLPGYLIIEHGFTTMQMGTYDSVMWLCGFASQPLIGMFSDYLIRRGVSITAARKGCIVVMMLMASLVIGVGFTKSFTICISLLIVAVACESAGTTMLWTICTELAPRKFAGRIAGVMNAAGALAGICAPLITGAILHVTGSFSKALITAGGMVLLAACTVMFVIPKLEPMDLGEAYADDGGDAEDDAMLRAGH, encoded by the coding sequence ATGGAACAATATTCCTCAACTCGCTACAGAGCGTGGATCGTCTTTTTGCTGTTCAGCGGCACCCTTATCAATGCCTTTGACCGGGCAAGCCTTTCGATCAGCGCTCCCACACTTATTAAAGAACTGGGCATGACCCCTACCGAAATGGGCGTGGTGCTCTCATCCTTTTTCTGGCCCTACCTTATCTGCAACATCTTTGCCGGCAGCTGGGCGGACAAATTTGGCGCAAAGCGCGTCATGGGCTGGGCGGCCTTTATCTGGTCGGTTTTTTCAGCACTGACGGGGCTTGCCCACGATAAAATCCACCTCATCATCGCCCGTATTGGCGTTGGCGCAGGCGAATCCGCCAGTTTTCCCGTCAATGCAAAAGTTGTGAACAACAGCTTTCCCTCTGAACAGCGCGGCGTTGTTACGGGCATATACACCGCCGGTCTGCGCATGGGTTTTGCCGTATGCCCGCTCATGATGGCCTTTTTGCTCACGCACTGGGGCTGGCGCTTTGCCTTTATCACCACAGGTATTGCCAGCCTTGTGTGGGTTGCCATGTGGTTTTTTTCGTACAAGGAAAGCAAATCCGAAGCGCAAAAAAAGGGCCCCGCGCAAAAAGTGCCCTGGGGCCGGCTGCTGCGCCAGCGCGGCATGTACGGCCTTTTGCTGGCAAAATTCTTTCAGGATTATCTGCTGTACTTTTTTGTGACGTGGCTGCCGGGCTACCTGATTATTGAGCACGGCTTCACCACCATGCAGATGGGCACCTACGACTCCGTCATGTGGCTCTGCGGTTTTGCCAGCCAGCCGCTCATCGGCATGTTTTCAGATTATCTCATTCGCCGGGGCGTTTCTATAACCGCCGCACGCAAGGGCTGCATCGTAGTGATGATGCTCATGGCTTCGCTGGTTATCGGCGTTGGTTTCACCAAGTCTTTTACCATCTGCATCTCATTGCTGATAGTTGCAGTGGCTTGCGAATCGGCGGGCACAACCATGCTCTGGACCATTTGCACCGAACTCGCGCCCAGAAAATTCGCTGGCCGCATCGCGGGCGTCATGAACGCCGCCGGGGCCCTGGCCGGTATTTGCGCGCCCCTGATTACGGGCGCCATCCTGCATGTAACCGGTTCGTTCAGCAAGGCGCTCATCACTGCCGGCGGCATGGTGCTGCTGGCCGCCTGCACTGTCATGTTCGTCATACCCAAGCTTGAGCCCATGGACCTGGGCGAAGCGTATGCCGACGATGGCGGGGATGCGGAAGACGACGCAATGCTGCGAGCTGGTCATTAA